The Melitaea cinxia chromosome 21, ilMelCinx1.1, whole genome shotgun sequence genome has a window encoding:
- the LOC123664243 gene encoding tight junction protein ZO-1-like: MPSALDIDPFSQPEWSDSSDSSDPAPLPQLGYFVPVRSRCRCDRSTRHVCRRSKRESPRSRRSVSQCSCNSISRRSSAAASPMPLPPLNNTVEMYVEPVVEDTAERNSGWETHRVRLNRVSGYGFGIAVSGGRDNPHFASGDPSIAVSDVLRGGPAEDKLQVNDRIVSVNGVPLENVEYARAVQVLRESGATVSLVVRRRAPAPPPTAPTTIKLALTRNGKKEDFGIVLGCKIYVKELTMRAREQLNQAGQGLCEGDIITRINNTAVTDAMTLKEAKKLVESCKDRLNLVITRELIREETVTNGNYQNNYSSLEATPLTTYPNSGDTMSSPYSSSGQNLYVAAPVRGADNRRGVHDEQPPRPPPPRNDDYYSSRRQLYEEDGMTNQRNKPPEPRLISFQKEGSVGLRLCGGNRSGVFVSGVQPTSPAALQGLQPADKILKVNDMEMKGVTREEAVLFLLSLQDRIDLIVQHSPDEYNAVASGQMPGDSFHIKTHFHYTEPTEGEMSFRCGDVFHVLDTLHNGTVGAWHVYRIGRNNQEVQKGTIPNKARAEELATAQFNATKKEMSGNDVKHNFFRRRRSTHRRSKSLGKEHWDEVVLSDSISKFPAYERVVLKQPGFVRPVIVLGAVADIARERLLSENPDKFSSPKMDSTLEDSKTKSAGIIRLSSIRSIMERGKHALLDITPNAVDRLNYAQFYPIVIFMKADSKHIIKQLRSGLPKSAHKSSKKLLEQCQHMERVWGHVFTHTITLSEANQATWFNKLCDLIQRTQQQQLWVSETKRPEPLSDDFLFSMSSSSENRLSYASSPESDLEVSPPAPRLVKSSSDPSIATTQDNMDRDDDINQMVDAVPPPYSVINSLHKIVWCNKLYANVIKKIQGGYDSKYGFANGSGPQSNGNHSQNIPSGEAPPYQCNPMTHSPPHSPLYGTVPELPPRSAPPTRPAGGVLLPAPPPGRPHGLRHLPTGRPSAQERLFGPPKENSDDTATYSARPAHGQGSLDRHRHPNNPNSYDGTPPYEYSGNSSNNNSMGSCRLPPNAPDDLKVAPPTTKLDAPPNPAHSPQRAHEHNSLDYARPPDSYRPQDTYRSPQSRPPPMNGNSPHAQSAHNGQNQHSAQNSHSAQNSHIAQNSHIAQNSHIAQNSHIAQNSHIAQNSHTAQNSHNPQNIHNPQNSHNPQNSYSGHNSHNPHNAPTTPMHARGPSLPNVPTNDHAKYSARTNSASQADYGGRAPPYKPVPPPKPKHYRPPDQPPHPHLPHPRNGSAEAGPGAHYAHAHSLSQPHRPPHAHVYHQQNMYASGAGAPPYSGPPPHRAINLPHNPHLIDLAGSREQRGSAFELYRKPQHMHNLSSSDAMNSSVEPDETFSPKTKKKLSKKPSFIKNAVLDLFRSKTKNSQKVSRQKSLCENDLQQRYPQQQVPLLRREKSDLGDIHMRNTQIRNQMLQRSNSSTCEKPVLKPILKRQSSFCDDRNGSICTVRDYDTKSVVKTLRRQNSMCEMETEPKVTPLLRRQNSLIEYNRRGVYGQSSSFNMITKIDPIYQRQQQIKHEPFYPTQPLPPEPIYQSQERIVYDPIPKPRRTYASLYDTSSENPYASRSEISNQSLENPYGNHETLAMPLLESPYATRTECVREDPYVTKSEIAESSYMMKQDIPRKSDPLYTESPYSSKEQMLRNRMVSENPYGTKEDMLRQRFSESPYNTKEEMLKQRMEGSFNKEPIYGKRTYEPPPSTSWSDSSYAIRPDRRLHTPISYPGRISPLSKCMSEPPYASRTEMISRINQTESPYATRSEVKSSCSDNNYNTRSDSFDFSQNVRPASAECTYVSRQEILSQKAALLANKDSTYGSKLEEKLEIIKQRNQAKKEKIYQTRLEANECDSIKSREPLYVSKRELKDSVIYESHQETKEILLPLSQEGSARSSPYELSDANHLSRREPLYQTTTEALNGETETFQEIDFSKLRLTESKTDSEKEKSKSLESKILKGEPLYAPRLHGKADHISNALKVTSSPVPYESTTSMETHYASECSMNFENKPQSTPYTSQDLNERSLKSNRTVTFCEKIIEKSPESSQDNSQNASSSRNDTTIINNDTTVVKADVSETNESENKTNEVAPDGPHTTWGVFDSEGGVLEDRHWGVSLIIPPKAIAPGIKQKIYFTVSDPRLSQRVGGPPIDMDNGEAMLSPLVMCGPQGLVFLKPVTLRLPHCANAVPSLGLTIKATDTEAHLSTDWDQIHLPATTTLNTVAVKVDHF; encoded by the exons ACGGCGGAACGCAACTCCGGTTGGGAAACACACAGAGTTCGACTAAACAGAGTCTCTGGTTATGGATTCGGTATCGCCGTATCTGGAGGCAGGGATAACCCACACTTTGCCAGCGGTGATCCTTCCATTGCTGTCTCTGATGTCCTGAGAGGAGGTCCTGCTGAAGACAAGTTACA AGTAAATGATAGAATAGTATCAGTTAACGGAGTACCATTAGAAAACGTCGAATACGCACGGGCAGTTCAAGTACTACGAGAGTCTGGTGCGACGGTATCGCTTGTAGTGAGGAGACGAGCGCCCGCCCCACCACCCACAGCTCCCACTACTATCAAACTCGCTCTTACGAGGAATGGAAAAAAGGAAG ATTTTGGTATAGTCCTGGGATGCAAGATCTACGTCAAAGAGCTGACGATGCGAGCGAGGGAACAATTGAACCAAGCTGGGCAGGGTCTTTGCGAAGGAGACATCATAACTCGAATCAATAACACCGCAGTGACAGATGCGATGACCTTAAAAGAAGCCAAGAAACTCGTGGAGTCTTGCAAAGATAGGTTGAACTTGGTCATAACTAGAGAACTGATCAGGGAGGAGACTGTTACGAACGGAAATTACCAGAATAATTACAGCAGCTTAG AAGCGACACCCCTCACGACTTACCCAAACAGTGGAGATACGATGTCATCCCCTTACTCCAGCAGTGGACAAAACTTGTATGTCGCGGCACCGGTCCGAGGAGCTGATAACAGACGAGGAGTACATGATGAGCAACCTCCAAGACCACCACCACCTAGGAATGATG ATTATTACAGCAGTCGAAGACAACTATACGAAGAAGATGGAATGACCAATCAAAGGAACAAACCACC CGAACCAAGATTAATAAGTTTCCAAAAAGAGGGATCAGTAGGATTAAGGTTGTGCGGTGGGAATCGATCGGGCGTTTTCGTTTCTGGAGTTCAACCAACCAGCCCCGCTGCACTACAAGGGCTTCAACCGGCTGACAAGATTCTTAAG gTGAATGACATGGAAATGAAAGGCGTAACTCGAGAGGAAGCGGTACTTTTTTTATTGAGCTTACAAGATAGAATAGACCTTATAGTACAGCATTCGCCGGACGAATACAACGCTGTGGCTAGCGGACAAATGC CTGGTGACTCCTTCCACATCAAAACCCATTTCCACTACACGGAACCCACTGAGGGCGAAATGTCGTTCCGCTGTGGCGACGTGTTCCACGTGCTCGATACTTTGCATAACGGGACCGTTGGAGCTTGGCATGTTTATCGGATAG gTCGAAATAACCAAGAAGTCCAGAAGGGAACGATACCAAACAAAGCTCGTGCTGAAGAACTAGCGACCGCTCAATTCAATGCTACCAAGAAAGAGATGTCTGGAAATGATGTCAAGCACAATTTCTTCAGACGAAGACGTTCAACGCATAGACGAAGCAAAAGCTTGGGAAAG GAACATTGGGATGAAGTGGTCCTTTCGGACAGTATAAGCAAGTTCCCTGCGTACGAACGCGTTGTACTAAAACAGCCAGGATTTGTTAGACCAGTTATAGTTCTGGGGGCCGTAGCAGATATCGCCAGGGAACGACTACTGTCCGAGAACCCTGATAAATTCTCTTCACCCA AAATGGATAGTACACTCGAAGATAGCAAAACGAAATCAGCCGGTATCATTCGTTTATCCAGCATCAGAAGTATTATGGAAAGAGGGAAACACGCTTTACTGGATATTACTCCGAACGCTGTGGACAGGCTCAACTATGCGCAATTTTACCCCATCGTCATATTCATGAAGGCAGATAGCAAACACATAATTAAACAACTCAGAAGCGGTTTGCCCAA GTCGGCTCACAAATCATCCAAGAAGCTACTAGAGCAGTGTCAACATATGGAGCGTGTATGGGGCCATGTGTTCACTCATACCATCACACTGAGTGAAGCCAATCAGgccacgtggttcaataagctCTGCGATCTCATACAGCGTACACAGCAACAGCAGTTATGGGTGTCTGAGACCAAG AGGCCAGAGCCGTTGTCAGACGACTTTTTGTTCTCGATGTCTTCGAGTTCGGAGAACAGATTGTCATACGCGTCTAGTCCTGAGAGCGACTTGGAAGTGAGTCCGCCGGCGCCGAGATTAGTGAAGTCCTCCTCTGACCCATCCATAGCGACCACTCAAGATAACATGGACCGAGACGACGATATCAATCAAATGGTAGATGCGGTGCCTCCGCCATACTCGGTAATTAACTCATTACATAAAATCGTTTGGTGCAATAAGCTATATGCAAATGTAATCAAGAAAATA CAAGGTGGCTACGATAGCAAGTACGGGTTTGCAAATGGTAGTGGTCCACAAAGCAATGGCAACCACAGCCAGAACATACCTTCGGGTGAAGCCCCGCCCTACCAGTGCAACCCCATGACTCATTCACCGCCGCACTCGCCTTTGTATGGAACTG TGCCGGAGCTGCCGCCGCGAAGCGCGCCGCCTACGCGGCCGGCCGGCGGCGTGCTGctgcccgcgccgccgcccggcAGGCCGCACGGCCTCCGACACCTCCCCACG GGTCGTCCAAGTGCCCAAGAAAGATTGTTCGGTCCTCCAAAAGAGAACAGCGATGACACAGCTACGTACAGCGCGAGACCGGCCCACGGTCAGGGCTCCTTGGATAGACATCGGCATCCCAACAATccg AATTCCTACGACGGCACACCACCCTATGAATACAGTGGTAACTCATCCAACAACAACTCTATGGGCTCATGCCGTTTACCCCCCAACGCACCCGATGACCTCAAAGTCGCTCCTCCTACTAC CAAGCTAGACGCGCCGCCCAACCCCGCTCACAGCCCGCAGCGCGCGCACGAACACAACTCACTGGACTACGCACGTCCGCCCGATTCCTACAG GCCTCAAGACACGTACCGCAGCCCGCAGAGCCGGCCTCCGCCCATGAACGGCAACAGTCCTCACGCACAGAGCGCTCACAACGGCCAAAACCAACACAGCGCTCAGAATTCCCACAGCGCGCAGAATTCGCACATTGCGCAGAATTCCCATATCGCTCAGAATTCTCACATCGCTCAGAATTCTCACATCGCTCAGAATTCTCACATCGCTCAAAATTCTCACACCGCCCAGAATTCTCACAACCCGCAAAATATTCACAATCCTCAGAATTCTCATAATCCCCAGAATTCCTATAGCGGTCATAATTCTCATAACCCTCACAACGCGCCTACGACTCCGATGCACGCTAGAGGACCGTCCCTACCAAACGTACCGACTAATGATCATGCTAAATATAG CGCGCGGACGAACTCCGCGTCCCAGGCGGACTACGGCGGGCGCGCGCCGCCCTACAAGCCGGTGCCGCCGCCCAAGCCCAAACACTACCGCCCGCCCGACCAGCCGCCGCACCCGCACCTGCCACATCCCAGGAACGGG AGCGCGGAGGCGGGCCCGGGCGCGCACTACGCGCACGCGCACTCGCTGTCGCAGCCGCACCGCCCGCCACACGCCCACGTCTACCACCAG CAAAACATGTACGCGTCGGGCGCGGGCGCGCCGCCGTACTCCGGGCCGCCGCCGCACCGCGCCATCAACCTGCCGCACAACCCGCACCTCATCG atttagcAGGTAGTCGCGAACAACGAGGATCGGCATTCGAGTTGTATAGAAAACCGCAGCATATGCACAATTTGAG CTCATCCGATGCCATGAACTCCAGTGTGGAGCCAGACGAAACGTTCTCaccaaaaactaaaaagaaattatcTAAAAAGCCATCGTTCATTAAAAACGCCGTACTCGATTTATTCCGTTCGAAAACGAAAAACTCACAGAAAGTTTCTCGACAGAAGTCATTATGTGAAAATGACTTACAACAGAGATACCCACAGCAACAGGTGCCCCTTCTAAGACGAGAGAAATCTGATCTCGGTGACATCCACATGAGGAACACTCAGATCAGGAATCAAATGTTACAACGTAGCAATTCATCTACTTGTGAAAAGCCTGTATTAAAACCAATATTAAAAAGACAAAGTTCGTTTTGTGACGATAGAAACGGTTCCATTTGCACAGTAAGAGATTACGATACCAAATCTGTCGTTAAAACTTTAAGAAGACAGAATTCAATGTGTGAAATGGAAACCGAACCCAAAGTTACCCCGTTGCTTCGTAGACAGAACTCTCttatagaatataatagaaGAGGTGTCTACGGACAATCCTCCAGCTTTAATATGATTACCAAAATAGATCCTATTTACCAAAGACAGCAACAAATAAAACATGAACCATTTTATCCTACTCAACCACTACCTCCAGAACCAATTTACCAAAGCCAAGAGCGTATTGTGTATGACCCGATACCTAAGCCGAGAAGGACGTATGCTTCTCTTTACGATACCTCTAGCGAAAATCCATACGCTAGCAGATCAGAGATTTCTAATCAAAGTTTAGAAAATCCGTACGGAAATCATGAAACATTAGCCATGCCTTTGTTAGAGTCGCCTTACGCAACAAGAACTGAATGCGTCAGAGAAGATCCGTATGTGACTAAAAGTGAAATAGCGGAATCATCATATATGATGAAACAAGATATTCCAAGAAAGTCGGACCCTCTATATACTGAGTCACCGTATAGTAGTAAAGAACAGATGCTAAGAAATCGAATGGTATCTGAAAACCCTTATGGGACGAAAGAAGATATGCTTCGTCAAAGATTTTCTGAATCTCCGTATAATACAAAAGAAGAGATGCTTAAGCAAAGAATGGAGGGTTCGTTTAATAAAGAGCCAATTTATGGTAAAAGAACATACGAACCACCTCCGAGTACATCTTGGTCTGATAGCTCTTATGCTATACGACCAGATCGTAGGCTTCACACACCAATTAGTTATCCTGGAAGAATATCCCCTTTGAGCAAATGTATGAGTGAACCTCCTTATGCCAGTAGAACTGAAATGATTTCAAGAATTAATCAAACAGAATCTCCCTATGCTACTCGGTCTGAAGTAAAATCCAGTTGTTCcgataataattacaatactaGAAGTGATAGTTTCGACTTTTCCCAAAATGTAAGGCCAGCATCTGCTGAATGTACTTATGTGTCTAGACAGGAAATATTGTCACAAAAAGCAGCGTTATTAGCTAATAAAGATTCAACTTATGGAAGCAAATTAGAGGAAAAGTTAGAAATCATTAAACAAAGAAATCAAGCTAAGAAAGAAAAGATTTATCAGACCAGGCTTGAAGCTAACGAGTGTGATTCTATAAAAAGTAGAGAACCATTATATGTATCAAAAAGAGAACTTAAAGATAGTGTAATATACGAATCACATCAGGAAACTAAAGAGATACTATTACCATTAAGCCAAGAAGGCAGTGCTCGGAGTAGTCCTTATGAACTTAGTGATGCTAACCATTTGTCACGGCGTGAGCCACTTTATCAAACAACAACAGAGGCTCTTAATGGCGAAACCGAAACGTTCCAGGAAATAGATTTTTCAAAACTAAGGCTAACGGAGTCTAAGACTGActcagaaaaagaaaaatcaaaaagCTTAGAAAGCAAGATCTTAAAAGGCGAACCTTTATATGCTCCTAGATTGCATGGCAAGGCCGATCATATTTCTAATGCATTAAAAGTGACATCGTCACCAGTGCCTTATGAATCTACAACCTCAATGGAAACCCATTATGCTTCAGAATGTAGtatgaattttgaaaacaaaCCACAAAGTACTCCATATACGTCACAAGATCTAAACGAACGTTCGCTGAAATCTAACCGAACTGTCACGTTTTgcgaaaaaataatcgaaaaaaGCCCGGAGAGCAGTCAAGACAATTCACAAAACGCATCTTCAAGTAGAAATGACacaactattattaataatgacaCCACAGTTGTTAAAGCCGATGTCTCAGAAACAAATGAAtctgaaaacaaaacaaacgaaGTGGCACCAGATGGGCCTCATACGACTTGGGGTGTTTTTGATAGTGAAGGAGGAGTACTAGAGGATAGACACTGGGGTGTGTCACTGATTATTCCACCCAAAGCTATCGCCCcaggaattaaacaaaaaatctattttaccGTGTCTGACCCGCGACTGAGCCAACGCGTAGGCGGACCTCCCATCGATATGGATAACG GTGAAGCGATGCTGTCCCCACTAGTGATGTGCGGGCCGCAGGGTCTCGTGTTTCTGAAACCGGTGACGTTGCGGCTGCCGCACTGCGCGAACGCGGTCCCATCACTAGGGCTCACGATCAAAGCTACGGATACGGAGGCACATCTCAGTACAGACTGGGATCAAATCCATCTGCCAGCCACTACCACACTCAACACGGTTGCCGTCAAAGTTGACCACTTCTAA